In one Pempheris klunzingeri isolate RE-2024b chromosome 8, fPemKlu1.hap1, whole genome shotgun sequence genomic region, the following are encoded:
- the slc52a3-2b gene encoding solute carrier family 52, riboflavin transporter, member 3-B isoform X2, translated as MSLLTHVLACLFGMGSWVAINGMWVELPLVVSEIPEKWYLPSYLTVLIQMANIGPLFITLMHRFRPGVLDERPVIYCIVGLGIVATFLLAFFWRHTVTIGGSLHSVPLLVLSFLLSVVDCTSSVTFLPFMMRLRPQYLTTYFAGEGLSGLVPALVALIQGVGVVHCQNATLAGGANNVTDNATTVDSGELKAIYEPAKFSVQVFFMFLSAMMVVCMVAFILLNHHPAVARERKNDLYFSGDMAAGKREQGLSLHAHTPEQKPMISPLEAARPRSFFGRGTYSNLEVLFIFGVLAWVNALTNAVLPSVQTYSCLPYGNKAYHLAATMASVANPVACFIAMFIPIRSLIFMGFLTMTGTGFGAYIMAMAALSPCPLLVNSASGTVIIVIIGVILRDEGHSALVWCGAVVQLGSMVGAVSMFPLVSVYGLFKSGDACNTKCPM; from the exons ATGTCGCTCCTGACTCACGTGCTGGCGTGCCTGTTCGGTATGGGCTCCTGGGTGGCAATCAACGGGATGTGGGTAGAGCTGCCCCTGGTCGTATCGGAGATCCCAGAGAAATGGTATCTGCCCTCATACCTCACAGTCCTCATCCAGATGGCCAACATAGGTCCCCTCTTCATCACTCTGATGCACCGCTTCCGCCCTGGGGTGCTGGATGAGCGGCCGGTCATCTACTGCATTGTAGGGTTGGGGATCGTTGCTACATTCCTGCTGGCTTTCTTCTGGAGGCACACAGTGACAATAGGGGGCTCTTTGCACAGTGTGCCCCTGCTGGTGTTAagcttcctgctctctgtggtgGACTGCACCTCCTCTGTTACCTTCCTACCGTTCATGATGCGGCTGCGTCCACAGTACCTCACCACATACTTTGCAGGTGAGGGCCTCAGTGGTCTGGTGCCTGCACTAGTGGCTCTGATTCAAGGTGTTGGTGTAGTCCACTGTCAGAATGCCACTTTGGCTGGTGGAGCCAACAATGTAACTGATAATGCCACTACGGTTGACAGTGGAGAGCTAAAAGCCATATACGAGCCCGCTAAATTCTCTGTCCAGGTCTTCTTCATGTTCCTCAGTGCCATGATGGTTGTTTGCATGGTCGCCTTCATCCTACTCAACCATCACCCGGCTGTGGCTCGGGAGAGAAAGAACGACCTGTACTTCAGTGGTGACATGGCCGCTGGGAAGAGAGAACAAGGTCTGTCTCTGCACGCCCACACACCAGAGCAGAAGCCTATGATCAGCCCCTTGGAGGCCGCCAGGCCCAGGAGCTTTTTTGGGAGGGGGACCTATAGCAATCTGGAGGTGCTGTTCATCTTTGGTGTACTGGCTTGGGTCAATGCTCTGACCAACGCAGTGCTGCCCTCAGTCCAGACCTACTCCTGTCTGCCGTACGGGAACAAGGCCTATCATCTAGCTGCCACCATGGCCTCTGTCGCTAACCCAGTGGCCTGCTTCATTGCCATGTTTATACCCATTAG GTCTCTCATCTTCATGGGTTTCTTGACCATGACTGGGACTGGATTTGGAGCCTACATCATGGCCATGGCTGCTCTTAGTccctgccccctgctggtcaacAGTGCCTCGGGAACTGTGATCATT GTTATCATTGGGGTGATTCTGAGGGATGAGGGCCACAGTGCCCTGGTGTGGTGTGGAGCGGTAGTGCAGCTGGGCTCCATGGTTGGTGCCGTATCTATGTTCCCATTGGTCAGTGTCTATGGACTTTTCAAGTCAGGTGATGCTTGCAACACTAAGTGTCCAATGTAG
- the slc52a3-2b gene encoding solute carrier family 52, riboflavin transporter, member 3-B isoform X1, whose protein sequence is MSLLTHVLACLFGMGSWVAINGMWVELPLVVSEIPEKWYLPSYLTVLIQMANIGPLFITLMHRFRPGVLDERPVIYCIVGLGIVATFLLAFFWRHTVTIGGSLHSVPLLVLSFLLSVVDCTSSVTFLPFMMRLRPQYLTTYFAGEGLSGLVPALVALIQGVGVVHCQNATLAGGANNVTDNATTVDSGELKAIYEPAKFSVQVFFMFLSAMMVVCMVAFILLNHHPAVARERKNDLYFSGDMAAGKREQGLSLHAHTPEQKPMISPLEAARPRSFFGRGTYSNLEVLFIFGVLAWVNALTNAVLPSVQTYSCLPYGNKAYHLAATMASVANPVACFIAMFIPIRSLIFMGFLTMTGTGFGAYIMAMAALSPCPLLVNSASGTVIIVLTWVLFVLSLSYVKVIIGVILRDEGHSALVWCGAVVQLGSMVGAVSMFPLVSVYGLFKSGDACNTKCPM, encoded by the exons ATGTCGCTCCTGACTCACGTGCTGGCGTGCCTGTTCGGTATGGGCTCCTGGGTGGCAATCAACGGGATGTGGGTAGAGCTGCCCCTGGTCGTATCGGAGATCCCAGAGAAATGGTATCTGCCCTCATACCTCACAGTCCTCATCCAGATGGCCAACATAGGTCCCCTCTTCATCACTCTGATGCACCGCTTCCGCCCTGGGGTGCTGGATGAGCGGCCGGTCATCTACTGCATTGTAGGGTTGGGGATCGTTGCTACATTCCTGCTGGCTTTCTTCTGGAGGCACACAGTGACAATAGGGGGCTCTTTGCACAGTGTGCCCCTGCTGGTGTTAagcttcctgctctctgtggtgGACTGCACCTCCTCTGTTACCTTCCTACCGTTCATGATGCGGCTGCGTCCACAGTACCTCACCACATACTTTGCAGGTGAGGGCCTCAGTGGTCTGGTGCCTGCACTAGTGGCTCTGATTCAAGGTGTTGGTGTAGTCCACTGTCAGAATGCCACTTTGGCTGGTGGAGCCAACAATGTAACTGATAATGCCACTACGGTTGACAGTGGAGAGCTAAAAGCCATATACGAGCCCGCTAAATTCTCTGTCCAGGTCTTCTTCATGTTCCTCAGTGCCATGATGGTTGTTTGCATGGTCGCCTTCATCCTACTCAACCATCACCCGGCTGTGGCTCGGGAGAGAAAGAACGACCTGTACTTCAGTGGTGACATGGCCGCTGGGAAGAGAGAACAAGGTCTGTCTCTGCACGCCCACACACCAGAGCAGAAGCCTATGATCAGCCCCTTGGAGGCCGCCAGGCCCAGGAGCTTTTTTGGGAGGGGGACCTATAGCAATCTGGAGGTGCTGTTCATCTTTGGTGTACTGGCTTGGGTCAATGCTCTGACCAACGCAGTGCTGCCCTCAGTCCAGACCTACTCCTGTCTGCCGTACGGGAACAAGGCCTATCATCTAGCTGCCACCATGGCCTCTGTCGCTAACCCAGTGGCCTGCTTCATTGCCATGTTTATACCCATTAG GTCTCTCATCTTCATGGGTTTCTTGACCATGACTGGGACTGGATTTGGAGCCTACATCATGGCCATGGCTGCTCTTAGTccctgccccctgctggtcaacAGTGCCTCGGGAACTGTGATCATT GTGCTGACCTGGGTGCTGTTTGTCCTTTCCCTGTCCTATGTGAAGGTTATCATTGGGGTGATTCTGAGGGATGAGGGCCACAGTGCCCTGGTGTGGTGTGGAGCGGTAGTGCAGCTGGGCTCCATGGTTGGTGCCGTATCTATGTTCCCATTGGTCAGTGTCTATGGACTTTTCAAGTCAGGTGATGCTTGCAACACTAAGTGTCCAATGTAG